From one Candidatus Eisenbacteria bacterium genomic stretch:
- a CDS encoding DUF5700 domain-containing putative Zn-dependent protease, whose protein sequence is MRAAMLLLSLALAALLLLLQPAFTFPAEGAPAAGTPARNPDITIVTDEADAALAILDRIRAGRAVRDEDWRRLRESEGYRRLRKREESMGRRFSDSTFAAFLHADSTRARTEALRRTVTAWKQADLASAGRRALAYLPAGVVIRARVYLTIKPWTNSFVFETKTDPAIFLYVDPKVSAAKFENTVAHELHHIGYAGACTASEDTTLAPEVRTARMWMGAFGEGLAMLAAAGGPDVHPHAVSDSVERGQWARSRNRFPEDLRELERFFLDVLERRITDPDSVRSRAMEFFGQQGPWYTVGYTMAVAVERAGGKESLLEVLCDPPKLLEAYNRPWNRSMLIADGKRIL, encoded by the coding sequence GCGAGCTGCGATGCTCCTTCTCTCCCTCGCCCTCGCGGCGCTCCTGCTCCTGCTCCAGCCGGCATTCACCTTCCCGGCGGAAGGCGCGCCCGCGGCCGGCACTCCGGCCCGGAACCCGGACATCACGATCGTGACGGACGAGGCCGACGCCGCGCTCGCGATCCTGGACCGAATCCGCGCGGGACGCGCCGTTCGCGACGAGGACTGGCGCCGACTGAGGGAGAGCGAAGGATACCGCAGGCTCCGGAAGCGCGAGGAGTCCATGGGGCGGCGGTTCTCGGACTCGACCTTCGCGGCGTTTCTTCACGCCGACTCCACGCGCGCACGGACCGAAGCCCTTCGCCGGACCGTCACCGCGTGGAAGCAGGCGGACCTCGCGTCTGCCGGACGCCGGGCTCTCGCGTATCTGCCGGCCGGCGTCGTGATCCGCGCGCGGGTGTATCTGACGATCAAGCCCTGGACGAACAGCTTCGTCTTCGAGACGAAGACGGATCCCGCGATCTTTCTCTACGTCGACCCGAAGGTGTCCGCCGCGAAATTCGAGAACACGGTCGCCCACGAGCTCCACCACATCGGCTACGCGGGCGCGTGCACAGCGTCGGAGGACACGACGCTCGCGCCGGAGGTGAGGACGGCGCGGATGTGGATGGGCGCGTTCGGCGAAGGCCTCGCCATGCTCGCCGCGGCGGGAGGACCCGACGTCCATCCCCATGCGGTCAGCGACTCCGTGGAACGCGGGCAGTGGGCCAGGTCCAGGAACCGTTTCCCGGAGGATCTTCGCGAACTCGAGCGTTTCTTCTTGGACGTTCTCGAGCGTCGCATCACCGACCCCGATTCCGTACGCTCTCGCGCCATGGAGTTCTTCGGCCAGCAGGGACCCTGGTACACGGTCGGGTACACCATGGCGGTGGCCGTCGAGCGTGCCGGGGGAAAGGAATCGCTCCTCGAAGTCCTCTGTGATCCGCCGAAGCTCCTCGAGGCATACAACCGACCCTGGAATCGATCGATGTTGATCGCGGACGGTAAGCGCATCCTC